Proteins from a genomic interval of Candidatus Methylacidithermus pantelleriae:
- the trxA gene encoding thioredoxin, translating to MAIQAVTNKDFDREVLQSPLPVVVDFWAEWCGPCKMLAPLLEELAQELNGKAKFVKVNVDEEPGLARAYSIQSIPTLLVFKDGQVKAKHIGMASKTHILSRIQPVLENSR from the coding sequence ATGGCGATTCAAGCGGTTACCAACAAGGACTTTGACCGAGAAGTGCTGCAATCACCTCTACCAGTCGTCGTAGACTTTTGGGCGGAATGGTGCGGTCCATGTAAGATGCTTGCACCCCTCTTGGAGGAGCTAGCCCAAGAACTCAACGGAAAAGCCAAATTCGTCAAAGTCAACGTCGACGAAGAGCCGGGTCTTGCACGGGCCTATTCCATCCAGTCGATCCCTACCCTGTTAGTTTTTAAAGACGGTCAGGTGAAAGCAAAACATATTGGCATGGCATCCAAAACTCATATCCTCTCTCGCATCCAACCTGTGTTAGAAAACTCAAGATAA